From the Streptomyces sp. NBC_00390 genome, the window GGGAAGCTCAATGCCCTCGGATGGCGGGTGACCAGCGAGGACGCGTCTGCGATGCGTGCCAGGCTTACAAAGCAGGTGTCGTCGGCTGTACGTCGGCCGGACTGAACGAAGCGCAGAGGGTCAGATCGAAGTTACTTCTGTAGAGGTGCTGCGAGCAGCTCTCCGCGCAGCAGGCCCCGCAGGGTGAGGCTTCCGGCCACCGCCCAGGCCGTCACCAGGAACGCGTACAGGGCGAGGGAGAGCCACTCGTAGACGGCCAGACCCGTGTGGCGCGCAAGGGTGGCAGCGCCCGTCACGCAGGTGCCGACCGGGAAGGTGAAGGCCCACCAGGTCATCGTGAAACGCATCCCGAGGCGGGCCGACCGCAGCACCATCGCGCCGGCCAGCGCCAGCCACAGCAGCGCGAAACCCATCACGGGCACGCCGTACACGACGGCGAACGCGGAGAACGCGGACGCGTACGGCGCCTCGATCGCTACCGGTGCGACATCTGCGAGCTTGTTCACGGCGGTGGTCGACTGGCCGAGCGGTCCGAGAACGAGGAAGAGCGAGGGGCTCAGCGCGAGCGGCAGCGGGCCGTGGTGCACGAGCCGGGCGAAGACCACCGGCAGGATCAGCAGTGTGGCCAGCAGACTGATGCCGAACAGCGCGTAGCTCGCCAGCAGCAGCGTCTCGCGCCACTGGCCTGTCGTCGGCAGGAACGGGATCAGCAGCGGCCCGAAGGCCGCGGAGACCATCGGCGCGACCACCGGCAGCAGCCACACGGGCGAGGCGCTGCCGGGGCTCACCTGGTGGCGCACCATCATCAGACAG encodes:
- a CDS encoding TDT family transporter, yielding MVTVAPPRAELRAPARTPDAVALRPLRYLGPNWYATVMGTAIVASAGAAVPLDFPGFAAARTGVWALSAVLLSAVLTARTAHWILHRDQARAHLLDPAVAPFYGCLSMALLAVGISTLTVGRGALGEQVALPAAVVLFVAGTVIALVAAVGVPCLMMVRHQVSPGSASPVWLLPVVAPMVSAAFGPLLIPFLPTTGQWRETLLLASYALFGISLLATLLILPVVFARLVHHGPLPLALSPSLFLVLGPLGQSTTAVNKLADVAPVAIEAPYASAFSAFAVVYGVPVMGFALLWLALAGAMVLRSARLGMRFTMTWWAFTFPVGTCVTGAATLARHTGLAVYEWLSLALYAFLVTAWAVAGSLTLRGLLRGELLAAPLQK